The DNA sequence TCTTTATCGCCGGACGGAGGAATCCGTCCTCGACTCGGCGGACCCAGTCATCGTCCGTATCGAGGATGAAGACGGGGTTCGCTCCGGTCTTCTTTCCTCGCGTGACGGTGGCAATCTCGGACAGCGAAACCGTCTCGGCGTGTTCGAGAACCGCGGTGTAGAGTGCCGGAGCCGTGACGTAGTGATGCAATTTCCCGCCGAGACGCGCCGCCAGATGCGACTGAGCGACGGTAATTGTCCGATGGCTCCGTTCGCTGCTGATTCGAAGGTTCCCGGAACCCGTCGCGTCACGGTCGATCACGTCGATGACGTCGTCCGGGCCCATCCGCTCGTTGAGACGGACGAAGTTCGTCCGCGTGTTCCGTCGTGTCGTCGCGTCGTCGGTCCGTTCCAATAGCAACAACACCGTGTCCACGAGCGCATCCTCGAACAGGCGGTTTCGAAACCCGACCACCGCTTCGACCTTGTAGTGGTCGTAGAGGAATCGCTGCAGCGACGGACCGTAATCCGCGGTCATCCACTTCGTCGGCACGATCCACGCCACCCGTGCGCCCTCCCGAAGAAAGCCCGTGACGTGCGTCAGAAAGTAACAGTACAGATCGCTCCGTCCGTCGAGCGCTGCCCCCGAATCCAGCGCTTCGAGATGCTCGCGGAAATGCTCCCGATCCGTGGCGATGGACTCCTGTCGAACGTAGGGTGGATTCGCAACCGTCGCGTCGAACGTTCCGACGGCTTCCGGGTCGAGATCGAAGAAGTCACGGTGATGCACTAAGCGTTCGTCCGCCGGTTCGTGGCGGTTTCGCGCCGCCAGGTTCAACTCGGTCAGTCGAAGCGGGAACTCGTCGATATCCACGGCCGTGAGTTGCCGAAGCAGATTCCGATGCGAACGGTTCCCCGACCCCAACGCATCCAGTCGCTTGTAGGCCTCCACGAGAAGCGACCCGGACCCGCTCGCCGGGTCGAGTACCCTGTCGCTCGGTGACCGAACCGCCCAGCGGGCGAGCAGTCGCCCGATTTCGTCCGGCGTGTAGAACTGGCCGAGTTCCGCCCGTTCCTCGGCCGGGATGAGCTTCTGGTACACACGCCCGAGAACGTCGGTTTCGATGTCGTCCAACGGTTCGCGCTCGACGCTCTCCGCGAATTCTCGCAGGCGTTCCAGCGTCCCACCGTCGTTCGGTATCTCGCTCCAAAACCCGTCGTTCGAATCCTTCCACGCCTCGGTTGCAAACCCCTCTCTCGCTTCGCTCGGTTCACGGTCGCCATCCCGAAGGTATCCATCGAACGCGATGCGTGCCACCAGTAAACAGCCGTACTGTTGGGCGGCGATCCGAACCGCTCGGTCGAAATCAGAATCGAGGGGATAGCCGTTTTCGTCCGCCCACGTCGCCATCGAGTCGTGAAAGCCGTCGTCCTCCTCGAACGCGTCGGCGATGAGCGACTCGTATCGCGGCACGAGGGTGGCGTGAAAGCTTCGAAGCCGACCGACGAAGAAATCGCCGAACCGAACCGGCGATTCCGTGCCCTCCTGTAGCGCCACCGCGTCCCGAAGGAGTTCCCCGCAGAATTCGGCCATCGACCGGGTTCGCAGGTCGTAC is a window from the Haladaptatus sp. R4 genome containing:
- a CDS encoding class I SAM-dependent DNA methyltransferase produces the protein MDSAFVFRSRLRSEMATYVSAHETPFEVPDDEPRADGDSASVLVPSSRRDAVVLEAVPSDVDPHSDDVVGRGQQRAIENGTRVFATVNENDAFLFRRPNSESASPTTDVSEFTRRGYDLRTRSMAEFCGELLRDAVALQEGTESPVRFGDFFVGRLRSFHATLVPRYESLIADAFEEDDGFHDSMATWADENGYPLDSDFDRAVRIAAQQYGCLLVARIAFDGYLRDGDREPSEAREGFATEAWKDSNDGFWSEIPNDGGTLERLREFAESVEREPLDDIETDVLGRVYQKLIPAEERAELGQFYTPDEIGRLLARWAVRSPSDRVLDPASGSGSLLVEAYKRLDALGSGNRSHRNLLRQLTAVDIDEFPLRLTELNLAARNRHEPADERLVHHRDFFDLDPEAVGTFDATVANPPYVRQESIATDREHFREHLEALDSGAALDGRSDLYCYFLTHVTGFLREGARVAWIVPTKWMTADYGPSLQRFLYDHYKVEAVVGFRNRLFEDALVDTVLLLLERTDDATTRRNTRTNFVRLNERMGPDDVIDVIDRDATGSGNLRISSERSHRTITVAQSHLAARLGGKLHHYVTAPALYTAVLEHAETVSLSEIATVTRGKKTGANPVFILDTDDDWVRRVEDGFLRPAIKSVKEVDGYEHSVDDAEKWMLDVADYSETVLSSSESVDGDDCDDVAAVSSETRVIAALERDGHDGVAAYLRWADDHPSSTNDSVRINDPWFAMGGLDGKTAPIVCPQAMDTRRFFFRTDGEVVASNRFLLVHPRQGDVTLLLGLLNASLSKVVIESHGRVTGGGAINLSSSDLRTLRVVDPEALTDEQKATVREGFERLAAGDDGGQTAIDDVIIDVLDLDVSAERIRTIARTMKSARRTKGEVESAVRTLDALEDDIEIEFDD